ttaaatttaaaacacgaataaaaaattacatttgaGAGAAAAATGTGACGAATGTTCAGGTCAGGAAAGCAACAAGCGCAGCAACAAAAGGTTCCTGCTGGATGGTTCCTACCTGCCTTCAAACATGCAGTATGGAAGCCTGAAGTACTCATTATTTATAAAAACGTAATATTGTGGAAAAAGAATcaaagaaatattaaatatttaatatttcatcacACATAATATATTTCATCATAATAACATTTTTCAtattctgaaaaaacaaattttccacgtgtgggactaataaaggtttatcttatcttaaaagtTCACATTTCTTCATAATTTActacaaaactttatttataattacTGAGAATCTGGGAAATGAGCGACCAGAGCTTTTTCTGGATGTTTACATCTGACAGAGGTCTTTCATTTCCTAcatcagcatttctttatcatatAGAAAAACAGCGCTTTTCTCTCAGATTCAATTATCTGagggattaaatgtgcagttaaagCTCTTCACACTGACAGGAAGTGACGTTTACCATCCCTGCTCTGAGACGACTGCTGTTATGAATGAAGCGAGCCAAACAGCAGTTACAGAATAATCaggattatttttattaattcatcTTCAGGTTCAATAATATTACAGAAAAACATCCTCTTCATTATATTTATACAGTAGTAGTAGAATGCTGTGTCATTGCTTCATTACAAGTGCTGGTCATAGTTTATAGTGTgtgcagtgtgacactgagttCAGCCCAGTGTTACGAATCACTCGGTACAAAGGCAGTTTCTCAACAACCTGCTTCTGCTCGCTCTGATGAATCTATCTGGGTTTGATTGGTCCTCCTTGGGCAGGCGGCAGGACACGCACTGATGCTGCGTTTGTGCCGTAAACGCGAGCCGCCGTAAACGCGAGCCGCCAAACGGCAAGCGAGGAAATGCTCATATTTACTATTTTAGGAATTTCTCTGAACGAACAGCCATTTGTCATCGCGCCATTCCCGTGTGACACGGACGCAGCACGAGCCACTCACATATATGCTGTATATATACGGTGCATTTGAGGTAACTGGGAAGTTTCTGGAAACCAAGCCAGAGCACTTAAAGACAGTGTTGGCACCAGAGCATCAGTGTCACGTTTAATCAGATCAGAGGACCCGCCCAGGCGCTGCACCCCACTCTCACGCCTGGAATCACACCTGCCCAAAGAGAAAGACACGCCCCCTttttttatgggcatgcagGTGTGACAAGAAGGAGGGGGAAAGAGGGATGGGTCAGAGCTCAGGACAAAGAGCCGCGCTGCATTCAGGACGCCGTGTCAGTACCGTTAAAATCAGACAGAGCAGTTACTCCAGTATGACCTGAATGCAGcgcctgacctttgacctgtgggtttggttgatcatatttaaatcAGGTTTTCCACTGACGTGGTGCCGGCTCTTGGTTGGTTTTGGGAGTCGAGGTGAAGAGCCTCACAGGAAGAAGTTACAGAGCTGGTTCTGCCTGGGTTCTCTCCCAGAACAGGCTGAGAACCAACCACCGCTGTGAGCTGCCTCGGCCAATCATTGGTGACCTCTCTGAGTCCAACCGTGGGCTACAATGTTTGGAAAACTGTCATTTCAGTGGAAAGTCAATAACCTGCTTCTAGATTTAGCAGCAGTACCACACCAGTGGAAAAGAAGTCCCAGCAGGAAGAATCGGATCCATTTTCCCACAAACGCAGCGCCAGAACATTAGGTAGCACAAGCCGGCGTAATGTCTGTGGTAAGAAGAGAAATTTCGTGCAGTTCCCACTCCCACCATCGATCCATGAATCCAACTACGGGACAACCCGGAAAGGACCCGGGTCTGGGTGAGGCAGCGGCACTGAGTTGTTGGAAAAAGGTGGTAACAGGATGAGTTGTCCACTTGATTTCCAAAGCAGAGCTGTTGGTGTGGGTGCAGCAGACCAGACTCAGTCTCACAGGCCGGAATGCCAAGCATCACAAATGGAAATGGGCGCTTTGGGACCGCTGATTTTGAGGTGCCAGTGGTTTTGTGGCACTTTTTATTTGTTAACATCTGATGAAGTAGCACCCCGGTACCACATCGATGGAAAATGGGTCAAAGTAGGAAGAACCGTGTTCCCATTTTACCACCAACATGGACTCTGGGAAATTTGGGAAAATATGAGCTGGTTATCGATtatacatcacacacacaccgcgCTGCAGGAAAACAGGTTAAACGGGAAGGATGAGAGGAAGTGGGCAGTTTGCGTTGGAGCTCTCAGATCTCACAGGACGCTTCTGGTTGTCGGTAACCGGTAAACATTTATCAGCAGGATCTACGGCCAGCAGCTCAGATGCTTCTGCGTTTGTAGTCGGCGAACTATCAAAGGAGGGTTTCTGCACGCTCATACAGTACGCGGAGAGAACGGCGGTCAGATGACGTTTTGATTTACAGCCTCGAACCGACCATAACGAGCACCTTAACACCGTCATGGCAAAAATACACGTGGTGTAGTTACGAGCACCTGAATGTGACACCCTGCCTTCAAGTGATGCAAGCAGATGGGAAAACCGTGAATCGCGTCTGTGCTCCGAACTCGCCGAAGCAGTTGGTTCCTGCACATGTGGTCGTGGGTAAAAATCTGAATAAAGACTCCTGATTGGACAGCCTGATCAGAGCGAGTGAAAGGACAAATCCCACACCCAGAACTCCAGACGCAAATGTGGATTAATCATGTAATCGCGCCCGTCACACGGGTGATCCCAGAGGTTAACATAAACGTCTTCCTGCTGTAAACGTCACACTCTGGTCGAACACCACTTGAACGCAGGGTTGGACCGAACCGCCAGCGTGGCGCAGCTTTGATACGACCGCGATCAGAGACGTCTTTATCGCGTTTATATCGGAGCGGAGAAATCGCTCGGCGCCCCAAAGACGAGCCGCTGACCCACCGAGGACGATTTCATGGCTTCGCTGAGACGTCTCCAGATGTTTGAGAGGGTTAAATCTGCAGAAAGGTAAAAAAGGAACACCAGAGGACGCCTGCAGTttattctcttttcttttttcattgtttggCAGAAAATATTCAGTGGCACAAACAACGTGAGCAGCTTCACTCGGAGGACGTCTTCATCAGCCgtgttttgctgatgtttggaGTCTGTGTGATCCAGGAGGAGACGCAGTGAAACGGCAGGAAGTTTCTATAGCAGGAGAGAGGACGCCAGAGCAGAGCAAGGGTAGAAAAAGGAGGAGGGTCTCTATGTCTCTAATCTATCCGGGAAAAACGCACAAAGCAAAtgaagaggagagaagagggCATGAATACTACTAAGATGATGATATTGTCAGAAccatgataataataaatagaaTATTAATAATCATTATCAtcaggataataataatattacagAATAAATCTCATATTTCGtatattttttcacattttttttctcctttgaaaTACAGTGATCTCCTCAGAGCAGACCAATGAGGACTCAGCCTGCGCTGGCTCCGATTGGCTGTTGCATATGACATCACAGCTAATGGCGACCAGGTAGACATGCACCGgttccccccccaccccaccccaccccgaCTGTTTCCTGTGCAGACAAGAAGTCCTGGCGTTGCCATGGTAATCGGTAGCGAGTGACGTTTCAGTCTGGAGAGAAAAAGGAGTGTTAACAGAAAGCACATGCTTCGCACGTGCTCAGTGCGTCTGCGGGGCCGCCGTACCTGCATCATAGCCGTCCGATGACCATGACGTCCACGACCTCTCCCTTGTGCAGCTCCACGTACTGCTCTGTTTTAGGGGGCAGCATCAGCAGGCCGTTGGCGCTGCGCATGGACATCAGCCTGCTGGACACCTGGTTACCTGCAGGGAGGAGGGGCGTGGTTACTCACATTACCCAAGTGAGATGTCTTACAGGACACTAACCGAGGCAGCGGTCAGAACAACATTTAAGAGGCTCGTTTACGACGCCTCTGACGTAAATCAGCTGACTGATGTTGACCACAGAGCCAGCGCTGACGGCCGGGCCTGCAACGGGCGCGTCACTGGACGCTCTGCGGAAGCCTCGGGTATCTGGGGACATGCACGATGAATTTGGGAGAAAACGTCGATTCCGTCTCTAAGAAAGCCGGTCGGAGATCAGTCCTTGTTGGGAGATTCAGAGACTTTGGAGCGAGTATCCGTGAGCTGGACTCAGCACCGTGGCAGCGGCCGGGAAAATCACCGGTGGACGACAAATCTGATTGGATGAGCTGATGTAAAGCTCTCAGGGCGGCGCTACAGGACACGAGCGTACCGGCTCATTTGGGCCAAGTGCAGTGAGGAAGCTGAACGACGCGATGCTGCATGAACATGTGCAGCATCTTTATGACGGTTCCATGATGTGAACAATAAAGTCACTCGTGTGGATGAGAAGAGGGCAGAGTTTACCACGGCGAGGAGGAAACATGAAGCAGCGCTTAGACAGCAATGACTGACGATACACACCatcaccgtgtgtgtgtgtgtgcactcacCTGTGCTCTGAGCCCAGGGCAGCGGCTCCTGGTGATGCCAGGTGAGAATACAGCGGTGGTACTCAGGCCGGGGGTCCAGCTTAACGTCACAGGAGAGCTGAAGAGAAACTgtgctgttattattattattgttattaatattattgttaCTACGACAATAACTGTGTTATGTAACCCGAGTGATGCATCAAACACTCGCGCGCTCTTTTTACCatcatgttattattttatttatttattgtaggGTCACGTTCGCCTGCAGGCAGGGTTACAGCATGacctcagagtgtgtgtgtgtgtgtgtgtgtgtgtgtgtgtgtgtgtgttaccctCGCTTTGATGATTGTAGGTCGAGGATCCAGAATGCCTTGCATCTTCCTCAGAGCAGGAATCACAAACAGGTTACACGTCACCACAGCGGACACTGGGTTACCTTGGAAACAATAAACACACAGACCACGTGTGATGATGGTGCAGAAGCTCGATAACATGATGTGGCGTGTTTACGAGCAGCCTCTGAACGATGTCATAAACGTGACGGTGGTCGGTTGGAGTTACTCGTGTCGATGAGGCCTGATGGAGTTATTTTAAGAGACACATATCTGCCTGCAACGAATATGAAACATGGCTGCAGAGTTTCTGCGTCATCTGTTGATTTGtattcatttcttttcctccttACTTCATGTACTTCACAGTACAATCGTGTACTGTGAAGTACATGAACTGCTAATTCTCAGCCCGTCTCTGTGGAGGCTGCTGACGTTCAGCCTGCGCTGAAGCTTTCTGGTCTCCAGGAGGTTAAAGGCTGGGCTCAGGACGCTCTCAAGCTTCCTGCTTCGCTTTCGGATCCACAATCAGGAATCGTGACACTGATCACAGACGTCTGTGGGGACGACCTGAGGACGCTTCAAAGGCAGGTGAATTACACAGCAGGGGTATTTTgttacctggcagggcgaagaTGAGTTTTCGTGTCCCGTCGATGTCGACTGTGGCAAAGGTAGTGGGAAGACTGAGggacagaaacacagagcagTGTGAGCAGAGGCAGAGACTGTGGTATCAACCTTCAGGTGTACCTGCAGTACTGTGAGGAACTCCTTCAGCTATCAGAAGAAACATTCGTGACTTCAGTGAACAGACTAACAGTGCAGCCACAGGTGAGGCTCATTAACAGCCGCCTGAAGCGCTTTAAGCTCTCAGGTATTTCACACATAGTGACTGTGGATGAAGGTCAAATCAGCTGATCTGTGCCCAAGTTCTGGGACTAAAGCAGGAAGTCTCGGCTCCCGTCTTACCCTGGCTTCATGAAGACTCGGCCAAAGTGAATCTGCGCGTGCAGGTCAATATCCAGCACCTGTTTCAGGTagtcctgatcacacacacacacacacacacacacagagtcaggtTTCCTGCACACTGACGATCAGAAAATCTGCTCAGTGCATCACTCTCTCAGTGAGCTTTACACTGAAAAACTTTAGGCCACGCCCACCTGCTGCCTCACCTGGCCCTCAGCTCGAGTAGGATTTACAGCTCGCGGTCAGAGCTGAAGAAAGAAAGGTAAATCGGCAGCTCCGCCTTCACGTTTGGCTCTCTCTGCCGTCTCActccacagagagagacacttCCTGCAGCAGCGGCAAAGAAGTCCGCGCAGTCCTGCTTCACTTCCTGAGCGAGCGTGCAGGTGATACTGTAGCTGAGACTCTCAGCAGGTGGCGTGGTCTGAAGTTAGTTAAGTTACTGAAGTTACTGTACCTTCTCTCCCATGGACACACCCCCTGAGGTGATGATGACATCAGCACGGCTGATTCCCTCGTGCAGAGCGGACAGCAGGTCGTCGGGGCTGCAGAAAGAGGACACACGGGCATCACAGGAAGTTCAGGATACAGACTGAGGTCGGACTCGACCAGTGAAGGGACCCCACTGAGGGATCCGTGAACCTCAGACGGTGGATGAAAGATTAGACCCTGACTGCACCGTgctggagggtgggggtggggggttaccAAACCCTCCTGGAGCTTTTTTATGATGTCAGAACAGGAAATAATCAGACCGCAGTGACAGGCAGGGAAACGCGCTCACTTGTCTCCGACGATGCCGAGGTTGATGGTCGGGTATCCGTGCTCCTGGATGGTGGCGAGGAGAGTGGAGCGGTTGGAGTCTCTGATCTTCCCCGGGTGGAGGTCATCCTCCGGGTTCAGCAGCTCGTTCCCGGTGGACATGACGGCCACCACAGGGAACTTGTGCACGCTGACCTCGGTCACTCCCACCGTGGCGAGCAGGCCGATCTCAGACGGGCCCATGTGAGTGCCTTTAGCCAGCACGCACTCTCCTCGCCTGATGTCGTGACCTATCGGCCTGCGTGGACACAAAAGCACCAAATTGTCTGCGCTGCTCCACCCATTTGACATCCACGACCTGAGAAGCGTTCCCCTCTCACCTGATGTCCTGCCCAGGCCGGGCCTGGACCATGATCCTCACCTCCAGCTCCTCAGTGCCCTGTAACAGACGAACAGGAAGTAAAGCCAGCAGGCACACGCACAACTCCATCAACCTTTATCCTGGTGTTCTTACATCCTCAGACTCCCTCAGCAGCTCCGTGTCTTCTACTTGGACCACGGCGTCAGCTCCGCAGGGAATCGGAGCGCCGGTCGTCACCCTCATCACCTGACCTGGCATCACTGTGTGGGTGGGCTGAAAACACAAGAAGCACAGTTTACAGAGCGATGACATCATCAGGTAATAAGGCTTTTAGTCAAGGTTGAAATTCACAGTAATCAGGAGAAGACGACGACTTCTCTGCTGGAGCAAGTTTTCTAAATTCTGGAGCCTCAAGTGgacgttagaggaactgcagctgttAGTACGCCAGCGTCTGGCTGCAGAGGTCGACTCCCAGGACTTCCTGCTCTGTGACACGTGTGGCTCTAAAGACCGAACTCAGTGATGTGCATCAGTCTGCCCTCCTGATCTACATTCTGCACATACGTGAACTTGAACAGTCCGAGCATGGCTCACGCTGCACCGCTCATAGAGAGTGTACCATGAGCCCACTCATAGATAACACTGAGGTTACTTAGCAGCGTCTTGCACAGAATCTGATTGACGGATGATGGTTATGCACAAAGCTGCTGTGTGAGAGCTGACCTGCTGTCCAGCCTGCGATTCCCCCATGATGAAGCGATCTCCTGGGCCATCGGCAGCTAAGAGTCAAACGTGAGTCGGTTAGAGCTTTCAGTTCAACAGCTAAAAGGTAAAACAACGCAGATGTTTGAGGCGGTGCCGACAGTCTCACCTCGCACAGCGTAGCCGTCTTTAACGGAGGCGGGGAACGGAGGAAGGTTGTCTTTGGCATAGATGTCCTGAGCGAGAACTCGACCCAAACCATCTGCGGAGAGAAGACTTTCTCAGAGACTCATGCAGGACAAATTCATGGTTTCACTACAATCTGAACACTGTGGGAGGAGCGATTCTCGTGGACTGTGGAGGAACGACGGAGGAGGCCGCCTACGGTCCTGACCGGACGAGCTGACCGACAGCGGGGAAAAGCCGATCAGACTGACGTCAACCTGGATTGACTTTCAGGTGGAGCAACATGTATACAGTTCAAACAGCGTGTGCAGGTGGTGAAATACTTTTTATAATACTACTATTTCCCATCAGATGCCATcaccgcagcagcagcagctctgtagTGGACACGTGGGCGTGCAGGGCTCGATACTCCTGTGTTAGAGTTAAttagcagcacacacacacacacacacacacacacacacacacacacactgtacactcacacacacacacacacacacactgtacactcacacacacacacacacacacactgtacactcacacacacacacacacacacacactgtacactcacacacacacactgtacacacacacacacacacacacactgtacactcacacacacacacagtacactcacacactcacacacacacacacagtacactcacacactcacacacacacacacacacacacacacacactgtacactcacacacacacacactgtacactcacacacacacacacacactgtacactcacacacacacacactgtacactcacacacacacacacacacacactgtacactcacacactgtacactcacacacacacactgtacactcacacacacacacacacacacacacacacacactgtacactcacacacacacactgtacactcacacacacacacacacacacacactgtacactcacacacacacacacacacacacactgtacactcacacacacacacactgtacactcacacacacacacacactgtacactcacacacacacacacacacacacacacactgtacactcacacacacacacacacacactgtacacacacacacacacacacacacacacacacactgtacactcacacacacacacacacactgtacactcacacacacacacacacactgtacactcacacacacacacacacactgtacactcacacacacacacacacacacacacactgtacactCACCTCTGTAGTTAATGACTTCAATTCCCAGAATAGGCGTCATCTCAAGAACAGTGATGAAGGCTTTGTCCATGGATGTCAGCGGGAACGGCGACATGCGATGACGGCGCGCCACTTTACTGATGTCGACTGCGCTGTGGCCTACgagcgcgcgcgcgcacacacacacacacacacacacacacacacacacctgtaaaCACCTGCAAACTATTTTTTCGAGCTTTAAAGGTAaacgaaacacacacacacacacacacacacacactgaactcaCTGGCTCTCAGTATGTTCTCATTGCTGCCACATCGTGACTGAACCTGCAGAGAAACAGATTATTTTGATTAAAATCATCTTATAGAATAATTTTCTTTTCATGCGTCTCATTCACAGGATGTGGAAACACAAACAATGACTCTGGATGCAACATTCAAGCATTTCAGGAGCACCGAGAGAGCGAGTTGGGTTAATTTTAATCATCAGAGCAGTCTGAGTGTTGAATAAACAGCAGATATAAGCCAGAGCTTTAATTCTGCTCTCCTAACTGATGTTAACAGCTGAAGATGAACAGCAAATTAAAACCAGAGGTCAGAAAGCCGGCGTCTTCTTACTAAAAGCAAAGGTAAATAAGGTTAATGATTGGCTGCTTTGCAGAGATGATTTAAGCATAATTTGATGCTACATTTTTAgcccatttatttttaaatgtaccaCAACTGAAGACATTTCAATAGATCTGAGTGTTTCCAACCATCACAGTCCCATTCATTCCCATTCAACAGACAGCACACGTCCCGAGACTTCCTGAATAAAGTTCATGCACATAACGAGAGCTTCAGGACACTGCTGACACCCGGACTGACAGTGATATTCAAATCTGACCTAAAGATACTCATCTGTAACAGTCTAATGACGTTGTGATGATGGTTACCGATGGTTACTGGGAGCGTGGGGGGGGGCTTCATAATGCTAACTCTGGTTAAATGGATTTTTTGGTCCAAACTTTAAAACAGACTTTGACCGTTGGCACGTTCATCAGTTATCggttttaagtttgttttgcAAGTTAAAATTAAAAGCATGAGGCATAAAACCTCAGAAACCGATCTGTTGCTCAGAACACGTTAGCATCTAAAATATGCTGAGTCATACACAGACTGTCCTACTTTGCCATGTTTCTCTGTTGTATGGTCTGTATGTCATGTATGTTTGTCCAACAGCTGACAGAGCAGCATACACACACTACACCTGACCTGGATGTTATAAATGTCTGATACAGGCTGTAAAGCTAAGCTACAGCCAGCTAGGTAACCAAGCGCGCTCTAGGCTAGTTCGCCATCTATTTAAACGGTTACACCATTTAATTTTTGactaaaatcatatttttatataaaatgtaaattataaTAATGGTTCACTTAACAGGTAAATGATTTTGGCAAGCTAGCCACCTagcatttaattcattttaggCATAATTTAGACAAAGTTAGCCAACAAGCTATGACTTAGCTACACTGCATGAATCTAGTAAGGATTAGCTCGTAATATTCACTGACAAAGAAACGTGAAAATAACCAATAAAGCTCCCAGATCAGATTGTATTTAGGGTTTCATTTTAGATAGCTTTTTATTCATTACATTGGCAGGTTTTTTGGCTAATGGTAGCTAATATGAACTTAGCTGCTAACACACACAAATTACTTCATAGTCAACTTAGCATGTAGCTGGCTAACCTTAACTCGCTGTCTAGAGTCTTTATCTAAACCCTGTGTGAAGGGTTTGTATTTGAGAGATGTTCATTTGGTAATTATTTCTAAGCTAACATTAGCTAGTGGCGCTCATTCAAATAACATGTTAGAGGTGACCAGAAAGCTGGGGAATATGTAATTGATTCAGTAATGTTACAATCAGTTCAAATActagtgattaaaaaaaaataaaacaacaacaacaacgaaaaaacaaaacaaaacaaaatatggaaacatatacAAGAAAACAAGTATATAAGGAATAATGGAGGACCCAGGATAGCACCTTAGGGAACGCCACGGGATAAACAGGGAGAAACTTTTCTTAGcgtgttttttaaattacatgGTAATCTGTTCAGATACTGGCAATAAGAAAGTATTtgatatttgaaaaaaatggCACCTGAACCAAGTCTAACTGTGAATAATCGTTTTTCTGCTCCAGTGAAATCGAACACACCGAGTTTGTTATTCACCATAAATCGGCTCGGCCCTGAAGCTGGAGCTCGCTTTTTATGTCAG
Above is a window of Oreochromis niloticus isolate F11D_XX linkage group LG19, O_niloticus_UMD_NMBU, whole genome shotgun sequence DNA encoding:
- the gphna gene encoding gephyrin a isoform X4 — translated: MAADGMVLTNHDHQTRVGILTVSDSCFKNLAEDRSGVNLKDLVHDPSLLGGVIAAYKIVPDEIDEIKETLLEWCDEQELNLILTTGGTGFAPRDVTPEATKEVIEREAPGMALAMLMGSLNVTPLGMLSRPVCGIRGKTLIINLPGSKKGSQECFQFILPALPHAIDLLREATVRVKSTHAALEQLPSPSPLQANTYANTHTNTHTMERGTQCEEEEDEEEDRRRGRHAHNHHHHHHHHQHGSSHITAAAIAAKIPDSIISRGVQVLPRDSASLSSTPSESPRATQATSRLSTASCPTPKVQSRCGSNENILRASHSAVDISKVARRHRMSPFPLTSMDKAFITVLEMTPILGIEVINYRDGLGRVLAQDIYAKDNLPPFPASVKDGYAVRAADGPGDRFIMGESQAGQQPTHTVMPGQVMRVTTGAPIPCGADAVVQVEDTELLRESEDGTEELEVRIMVQARPGQDIRPIGHDIRRGECVLAKGTHMGPSEIGLLATVGVTEVSVHKFPVVAVMSTGNELLNPEDDLHPGKIRDSNRSTLLATIQEHGYPTINLGIVGDNPDDLLSALHEGISRADVIITSGGVSMGEKDYLKQVLDIDLHAQIHFGRVFMKPGLPTTFATVDIDGTRKLIFALPGNPVSAVVTCNLFVIPALRKMQGILDPRPTIIKARLSCDVKLDPRPEYHRCILTWHHQEPLPWAQSTGNQVSSRLMSMRSANGLLMLPPKTEQYVELHKGEVVDVMVIGRL
- the gphna gene encoding gephyrin a isoform X3; its protein translation is MMSSLRLRPVHEKKHISLVEAFFPRLRHAALYSDCRGVERHRVSDSCFKNLAEDRSGVNLKDLVHDPSLLGGVIAAYKIVPDEIDEIKETLLEWCDEQELNLILTTGGTGFAPRDVTPEATKEVIEREAPGMALAMLMGSLNVTPLGMLSRPVCGIRGKTLIINLPGSKKGSQECFQFILPALPHAIDLLREATVRVKSTHAALEQLPSPSPLQANTYANTHTNTHTMERGTQCEEEEDEEEDRRRGRHAHNHHHHHHHHQHGSSHITAAAIAAKIPDSIISRGVQVLPRDSASLSSTPSESPRATQATSRLSTASCPTPKVQSRCGSNENILRASHSAVDISKVARRHRMSPFPLTSMDKAFITVLEMTPILGIEVINYRDGLGRVLAQDIYAKDNLPPFPASVKDGYAVRAADGPGDRFIMGESQAGQQPTHTVMPGQVMRVTTGAPIPCGADAVVQVEDTELLRESEDGTEELEVRIMVQARPGQDIRPIGHDIRRGECVLAKGTHMGPSEIGLLATVGVTEVSVHKFPVVAVMSTGNELLNPEDDLHPGKIRDSNRSTLLATIQEHGYPTINLGIVGDNPDDLLSALHEGISRADVIITSGGVSMGEKDYLKQVLDIDLHAQIHFGRVFMKPGLPTTFATVDIDGTRKLIFALPGNPVSAVVTCNLFVIPALRKMQGILDPRPTIIKARLSCDVKLDPRPEYHRCILTWHHQEPLPWAQSTGNQVSSRLMSMRSANGLLMLPPKTEQYVELHKGEVVDVMVIGRL
- the gphna gene encoding gephyrin a isoform X2, which translates into the protein MAADGMVLTNHDHQTRVGILTVSDSCFKNLAEDRSGVNLKDLVHDPSLLGGVIAAYKIVPDEIDEIKETLLEWCDEQELNLILTTGGTGFAPRDVTPEATKEVIEREAPGMALAMLMGSLNVTPLGMLSRPVCGIRGKTLIINLPGSKKGSQECFQFILPALPHAIDLLREATVRVKSTHAALEQLPSPSPLQANTYANTHTNTHTMERGTQCEEEEDEEEDRRRGRHAHNHHHHHHHHQHGSSHITAAAIAAKMSHAVLMAKGSPYLPGNTLAPPTHFTCSSAHGHQIPDSIISRGVQVLPRDSASLSSTPSESPRATQATSRLSTASCPTPKVQSRCGSNENILRASHSAVDISKVARRHRMSPFPLTSMDKAFITVLEMTPILGIEVINYRDGLGRVLAQDIYAKDNLPPFPASVKDGYAVRAADGPGDRFIMGESQAGQQPTHTVMPGQVMRVTTGAPIPCGADAVVQVEDTELLRESEDGTEELEVRIMVQARPGQDIRPIGHDIRRGECVLAKGTHMGPSEIGLLATVGVTEVSVHKFPVVAVMSTGNELLNPEDDLHPGKIRDSNRSTLLATIQEHGYPTINLGIVGDNPDDLLSALHEGISRADVIITSGGVSMGEKDYLKQVLDIDLHAQIHFGRVFMKPGLPTTFATVDIDGTRKLIFALPGNPVSAVVTCNLFVIPALRKMQGILDPRPTIIKARLSCDVKLDPRPEYHRCILTWHHQEPLPWAQSTGNQVSSRLMSMRSANGLLMLPPKTEQYVELHKGEVVDVMVIGRL
- the gphna gene encoding gephyrin a isoform X5; amino-acid sequence: MMSSLRLRPVHEKKHISLVEAFFPRLRHAALYSDCRGVERHRVSDSCFKNLAEDRSGVNLKDLVHDPSLLGGVIAAYKIVPDEIDEIKETLLEWCDEQELNLILTTGGTGFAPRDVTPEATKEVIEREAPGMALAMLMGSLNVTPLGMLSRPVCGIRGKTLIINLPGSKKGSQECFQFILPALPHAIDLLREATVRVKSTHAALEQLPSPSPLQANTYANTHTNTHTMERGTQCEEEEDEEEDRRRGRHAHNHHHHHHHHQHGSSHITAAAIAAKVQSRCGSNENILRASHSAVDISKVARRHRMSPFPLTSMDKAFITVLEMTPILGIEVINYRDGLGRVLAQDIYAKDNLPPFPASVKDGYAVRAADGPGDRFIMGESQAGQQPTHTVMPGQVMRVTTGAPIPCGADAVVQVEDTELLRESEDGTEELEVRIMVQARPGQDIRPIGHDIRRGECVLAKGTHMGPSEIGLLATVGVTEVSVHKFPVVAVMSTGNELLNPEDDLHPGKIRDSNRSTLLATIQEHGYPTINLGIVGDNPDDLLSALHEGISRADVIITSGGVSMGEKDYLKQVLDIDLHAQIHFGRVFMKPGLPTTFATVDIDGTRKLIFALPGNPVSAVVTCNLFVIPALRKMQGILDPRPTIIKARLSCDVKLDPRPEYHRCILTWHHQEPLPWAQSTGNQVSSRLMSMRSANGLLMLPPKTEQYVELHKGEVVDVMVIGRL
- the gphna gene encoding gephyrin a isoform X1, producing MMSSLRLRPVHEKKHISLVEAFFPRLRHAALYSDCRGVERHRVSDSCFKNLAEDRSGVNLKDLVHDPSLLGGVIAAYKIVPDEIDEIKETLLEWCDEQELNLILTTGGTGFAPRDVTPEATKEVIEREAPGMALAMLMGSLNVTPLGMLSRPVCGIRGKTLIINLPGSKKGSQECFQFILPALPHAIDLLREATVRVKSTHAALEQLPSPSPLQANTYANTHTNTHTMERGTQCEEEEDEEEDRRRGRHAHNHHHHHHHHQHGSSHITAAAIAAKMSHAVLMAKGSPYLPGNTLAPPTHFTCSSAHGHQIPDSIISRGVQVLPRDSASLSSTPSESPRATQATSRLSTASCPTPKVQSRCGSNENILRASHSAVDISKVARRHRMSPFPLTSMDKAFITVLEMTPILGIEVINYRDGLGRVLAQDIYAKDNLPPFPASVKDGYAVRAADGPGDRFIMGESQAGQQPTHTVMPGQVMRVTTGAPIPCGADAVVQVEDTELLRESEDGTEELEVRIMVQARPGQDIRPIGHDIRRGECVLAKGTHMGPSEIGLLATVGVTEVSVHKFPVVAVMSTGNELLNPEDDLHPGKIRDSNRSTLLATIQEHGYPTINLGIVGDNPDDLLSALHEGISRADVIITSGGVSMGEKDYLKQVLDIDLHAQIHFGRVFMKPGLPTTFATVDIDGTRKLIFALPGNPVSAVVTCNLFVIPALRKMQGILDPRPTIIKARLSCDVKLDPRPEYHRCILTWHHQEPLPWAQSTGNQVSSRLMSMRSANGLLMLPPKTEQYVELHKGEVVDVMVIGRL